One Massilia sp. 9096 genomic window carries:
- a CDS encoding urease subunit gamma has product MDLTPREKDKLLIFTAALLAERRRARGLKLNYPEAVALITAAIMEGARDGRSVAELMSEGTRILARADVMDGVPEMIPEIQVEATFPDGSKLVTVHDPIP; this is encoded by the coding sequence ATGGACCTGACACCCCGCGAAAAAGACAAGCTGCTGATCTTCACCGCCGCGCTGCTGGCCGAGCGCCGTCGCGCGCGCGGCCTGAAGCTTAACTATCCGGAAGCGGTCGCCCTGATTACCGCGGCGATCATGGAAGGCGCGCGCGACGGCCGCAGCGTCGCCGAACTGATGAGCGAAGGCACGCGCATCCTGGCGCGCGCCGACGTCATGGACGGGGTGCCGGAAATGATCCCCGAAATCCAGGTCGAAGCCACGTTCCCGGACGGCAGCAAGCTGGTGACCGTCCACGATCCGATTCCATGA
- a CDS encoding urease subunit beta, with translation MIPGEYLLEDGEIELNAGRPTLVVAVANAGDRPIQVGSHFHFYEVNDALQFEREGARGMRLNIAAGTAVRFEPGQRRTVELVALAGARAVHGFQGRVNGPLDRPLPEQGDA, from the coding sequence ATGATCCCCGGCGAATACCTGCTCGAGGACGGCGAGATCGAACTCAACGCCGGCCGCCCGACGCTGGTCGTGGCGGTGGCCAACGCCGGCGACCGACCGATCCAGGTCGGTTCGCACTTTCATTTCTACGAAGTCAACGACGCCCTGCAGTTCGAGCGCGAGGGGGCGCGCGGCATGCGCCTGAACATCGCCGCCGGCACCGCCGTGCGCTTCGAGCCGGGCCAGCGCCGCACGGTCGAACTGGTCGCGCTCGCGGGCGCGCGCGCGGTGCACGGCTTCCAGGGACGCGTGAACGGGCCGCTGGATAGGCCGCTGCCTGAACAGGGAGACGCATAA
- the ureC gene encoding urease subunit alpha: MVSISRQAYADMYGPTTGDRIRLADTDLVIEIERDYAAYGEEVKFGGGKVIRDGMGQSQRLRAEVMDTVITNAVIVEHWGIVKADIGIKDGRVHGIGKAGNPDIQPGVTLPIGGATEIIAGEGMIVTAGGIDTHIHFICPQQIEEALMSGVTTMLGGGTGPAVGTAATTCTPGAWHIHAMLRAADAFPMNLGFFGKGNVSQPGPLEEQIGAGAIGLKLHEDWGSTPAAIDNCLAVAERMDIQVALHSDTLNEAGFLESTLGAFKGRTIHTFHTEGAGGGHAPDIIAAVGQDNVLPSSTNPTRPFTVNTLDEHLDMLMVCHHLDPAIAEDVAFAESRIRRETIAAEDILHDIGAISMMSSDSQAMGRVGETITRTWQTAHKMKVQRGSLPEDSSRHDNFRVKRYVAKYTINPAIAHGIAHAVGSLEPGKIADLVLWRPAFFGVKPSMILKGGSIAASLMGDPNASIPTPQPVHYRPMFAAFGGGLKTSFTFLSQAAFDAGVARQLGLNKSAIPVRATRGLRKRDMIHNGATPHMQVDPETYEVRADGQLLVCEAASVLPLAQRYFLF; this comes from the coding sequence ATGGTCAGCATCAGCAGGCAAGCCTACGCCGACATGTACGGCCCGACCACGGGCGACCGCATCCGCCTGGCCGACACCGACCTCGTCATCGAGATCGAGCGCGACTACGCGGCCTACGGCGAAGAAGTCAAATTCGGCGGCGGCAAGGTGATCCGCGACGGCATGGGGCAGTCGCAGCGCCTGCGCGCCGAGGTGATGGACACCGTGATCACCAATGCCGTCATCGTCGAGCACTGGGGCATCGTCAAGGCCGACATCGGCATCAAGGATGGGCGCGTCCATGGCATCGGCAAGGCCGGCAACCCGGACATCCAGCCGGGCGTGACCCTGCCGATCGGCGGCGCCACCGAGATCATCGCCGGCGAAGGGATGATCGTCACCGCCGGCGGCATCGACACCCACATCCACTTCATCTGCCCGCAGCAGATCGAGGAAGCCTTGATGTCGGGCGTGACGACGATGCTGGGCGGCGGCACCGGCCCGGCGGTCGGCACCGCGGCCACCACCTGCACGCCGGGCGCATGGCACATCCACGCGATGCTGCGCGCGGCCGACGCCTTTCCGATGAACCTGGGCTTTTTCGGCAAGGGCAACGTCAGCCAACCCGGACCGCTCGAAGAGCAGATCGGGGCCGGCGCCATCGGCCTGAAATTGCACGAGGACTGGGGCTCCACGCCGGCCGCGATCGACAATTGCCTGGCGGTGGCCGAGCGCATGGACATCCAGGTCGCGCTGCACTCGGACACGCTCAACGAAGCCGGGTTCCTGGAGTCGACACTCGGCGCCTTCAAGGGCCGCACGATCCACACCTTCCACACCGAAGGCGCGGGCGGCGGCCATGCGCCGGACATCATCGCCGCGGTCGGCCAGGACAACGTGCTGCCCTCGTCGACCAATCCGACCCGGCCGTTCACCGTCAACACGCTCGACGAGCACCTCGACATGCTGATGGTCTGCCACCACCTCGACCCGGCGATCGCCGAGGACGTGGCGTTCGCCGAGTCGCGCATCCGGCGCGAGACCATCGCCGCCGAGGACATCCTGCACGACATCGGCGCGATCTCGATGATGTCGTCCGACTCGCAAGCCATGGGGCGCGTGGGCGAGACCATCACGCGCACCTGGCAGACCGCGCACAAGATGAAGGTGCAGCGCGGGTCGTTGCCGGAAGACTCAAGCCGCCACGACAACTTCCGCGTCAAGCGCTACGTGGCCAAGTACACGATCAACCCGGCCATCGCGCACGGCATCGCGCATGCGGTCGGTTCGCTCGAGCCGGGCAAGATCGCCGACCTGGTGCTGTGGCGCCCGGCCTTTTTTGGCGTCAAGCCGTCGATGATACTGAAAGGCGGCAGCATCGCGGCCAGCCTGATGGGCGACCCCAACGCCTCGATCCCGACGCCGCAGCCGGTGCATTACCGGCCGATGTTCGCGGCGTTCGGAGGCGGTTTGAAGACCTCGTTCACCTTCCTCTCGCAGGCCGCTTTCGATGCCGGCGTGGCGCGCCAGCTCGGCTTGAACAAGAGCGCGATCCCGGTGCGCGCCACCCGCGGGTTAAGGAAGCGCGACATGATCCACAACGGCGCCACGCCCCACATGCAGGTCGACCCCGAGACCTATGAAGTGCGCGCCGACGGCCAGCTGCTGGTGTGCGAAGCGGCCAGCGTGCTGCCGCTGGCCCAGCGCTATTTTCTATTCTGA
- a CDS encoding HupE/UreJ family protein, which produces MMRMAITTRRFSMALAGLAALAFSLPAAAHPGHGETGFAAGLLHPLTGLDHLLALLAVGLWSRRRGFQGHGGVLAPAFLVAMALGASTGLVPPALETSVAATVLLLGALAASGLRMAPQMATLLAGGCGFLHGLAHGQELSGMASGAGFLLASALVIGIGALIGHRLRPGLSRIAGAAIGAAGLCLLAGVV; this is translated from the coding sequence ATGATGCGCATGGCAATCACGACGCGGCGGTTTTCGATGGCGCTGGCGGGCCTGGCCGCTCTGGCCTTCAGCCTGCCGGCGGCCGCCCATCCGGGCCACGGCGAAACCGGCTTCGCAGCCGGCCTGCTGCATCCGCTGACCGGGCTGGATCACCTGCTGGCGCTGCTGGCAGTGGGCTTGTGGAGCCGCCGGCGCGGCTTCCAGGGCCATGGCGGCGTACTGGCGCCGGCCTTCCTGGTGGCGATGGCGCTGGGGGCGTCGACCGGCCTGGTGCCGCCGGCGCTGGAAACCTCGGTGGCCGCCACCGTGCTGCTGCTGGGCGCCCTCGCAGCGAGCGGCTTGCGCATGGCGCCGCAGATGGCGACCCTGCTGGCGGGCGGCTGCGGCTTCCTGCACGGGCTGGCGCACGGCCAGGAGCTGTCCGGCATGGCGAGCGGCGCCGGTTTCCTGCTGGCCAGCGCGCTGGTGATCGGCATCGGCGCGCTGATCGGGCATCGCCTGCGCCCCGGGCTCAGCCGCATCGCCGGCGCGGCGATCGGCGCGGCCGGCTTATGCCTGCTTGCGGGCGTGGTCTGA
- a CDS encoding 1-acyl-sn-glycerol-3-phosphate acyltransferase encodes MEEYLMRPEALPTWGQRSATRLLELIGWKFYFKPLPGPHGVVVVYPHTSNCDFFVGLLAKWSCGIQFRWLAKDSLFRGPMGAIMRYWGGVAIDRSSPQGAIGRLARTMLASNWFWLAITPEGTRGYRPYWKSGFYRIALAAKVPVLLVALDYGRKVVDVTQTLMLSGDEDADMAAIAKAYEGVRALYPDLAAPIRLADPDAPASGKGSGKSSDHARKQA; translated from the coding sequence ATGGAAGAATACCTGATGCGCCCGGAGGCGCTGCCCACCTGGGGCCAGCGCAGCGCGACACGCCTGCTCGAGCTGATCGGCTGGAAGTTCTATTTCAAACCGCTGCCCGGCCCCCATGGCGTGGTCGTGGTCTACCCGCACACCTCGAACTGCGACTTTTTCGTCGGCTTGCTGGCCAAGTGGTCGTGCGGCATCCAGTTCCGCTGGCTGGCAAAGGATTCGCTGTTCCGCGGCCCGATGGGCGCGATCATGCGCTACTGGGGCGGCGTCGCGATCGACCGCAGCTCGCCCCAGGGCGCGATCGGCCGCCTGGCCCGGACCATGCTGGCCTCGAATTGGTTCTGGCTGGCGATCACGCCGGAAGGCACGCGCGGCTACCGTCCATACTGGAAAAGCGGCTTCTACCGCATCGCGCTCGCGGCCAAGGTGCCGGTGCTGCTGGTGGCGCTCGACTACGGCCGCAAGGTCGTCGACGTCACCCAGACCCTGATGCTCAGCGGCGACGAAGACGCCGACATGGCCGCCATCGCCAAGGCCTACGAAGGCGTGCGCGCGCTCTATCCGGACCTGGCGGCGCCGATCCGGCTGGCCGATCCGGACGCCCCCGCTAGCGGCAAGGGCTCAGGCAAGTCCTCAGACCACGCCCGCAAGCAGGCATAA
- a CDS encoding urease accessory protein UreF translates to MNAASLLHLLQFASPALPIGGYSYSQGLEAALEQGLVHDPPSAQAWMRRCLHEVMAQWDAPIFWRLLRAFAARDTAAVAAWSECYLASRDTAELRAETVQMGYSLTRLLAELGVAEPSMLALLGDTRDGRAERAASLPAAFACAVDALDIPHEEALAAFLFAWLENQVLVCVKSVPLGQVAGQRLLLSLRPDLEAACAHARLLEDEQMSNWSPGLSMLSMRHEVQHGRLYRS, encoded by the coding sequence ATGAACGCGGCCAGCCTGCTGCACCTGCTGCAGTTCGCCAGCCCGGCGCTGCCGATCGGCGGCTACAGTTACTCGCAGGGACTCGAAGCGGCGCTGGAGCAGGGCCTGGTGCACGACCCACCCAGCGCCCAGGCGTGGATGCGGCGCTGCCTGCATGAGGTCATGGCGCAGTGGGACGCGCCCATCTTCTGGCGCTTGCTGCGCGCCTTCGCCGCGCGCGACACGGCGGCCGTGGCCGCGTGGAGCGAGTGCTACCTGGCCTCGCGCGACACCGCCGAGCTGCGCGCCGAGACGGTCCAGATGGGCTACTCGCTGACCCGCCTGCTGGCCGAGCTGGGCGTGGCCGAGCCGTCGATGCTGGCCCTGCTCGGTGACACGCGCGACGGGCGTGCCGAGCGTGCAGCCTCGCTGCCGGCCGCGTTTGCCTGCGCGGTCGACGCGCTCGACATCCCGCACGAGGAAGCGCTGGCGGCGTTCCTGTTCGCGTGGCTGGAAAACCAGGTGCTGGTGTGCGTCAAGTCGGTGCCGCTCGGGCAGGTGGCGGGGCAGCGCCTGCTGCTGTCGCTGCGCCCCGACCTGGAAGCGGCTTGCGCACACGCGCGTCTGCTGGAGGACGAACAGATGTCGAACTGGTCGCCCGGCTTGTCCATGCTGTCGATGCGGCACGAGGTGCAGCATGGCAGGCTGTATCGATCCTGA
- the ureE gene encoding urease accessory protein UreE, giving the protein MLSLHTKIVQADTVHDLLVLPYDQRERCRFRARLASGEEVALFLVRGTVLRDGELLSDKPSGEGGRVVRVVAAPEPTYLVRCVDATMLARCAYHLGNRHTQVQIGQGWLRLRIDPVLKEMVEGLGAQVDQELAKFEPEPGAYSGGGHGHHHHDGHGPRGLLAPVPLRQKIHRPSDPVPADAGAGTAAASVTAPVTTLQDA; this is encoded by the coding sequence ATGCTGTCCCTGCATACCAAGATCGTCCAGGCCGACACCGTTCACGATTTGCTGGTGCTGCCTTACGACCAGCGCGAGCGCTGCCGCTTCCGCGCGCGCCTGGCCTCGGGCGAGGAGGTCGCGCTGTTCCTGGTGCGCGGCACCGTGCTGCGCGACGGCGAGCTGCTCAGCGACAAGCCGAGCGGCGAAGGCGGCCGCGTGGTGCGCGTGGTCGCGGCGCCCGAGCCGACCTACCTGGTGCGCTGCGTCGACGCGACCATGCTGGCGCGCTGCGCCTACCATCTCGGCAACCGCCACACCCAGGTCCAGATCGGCCAGGGCTGGCTGCGCCTGCGCATCGACCCGGTGTTGAAGGAGATGGTCGAGGGCCTGGGCGCGCAGGTCGACCAGGAACTGGCCAAGTTCGAGCCGGAGCCGGGCGCTTACTCAGGCGGCGGCCATGGGCACCATCACCATGACGGACACGGGCCGCGCGGCTTGCTGGCGCCGGTGCCGCTGCGCCAGAAGATCCACCGGCCGTCGGATCCGGTCCCGGCCGATGCCGGCGCTGGCACTGCGGCTGCAAGCGTGACCGCGCCCGTCACCACGCTGCAGGACGCATGA
- a CDS encoding GNAT family N-acetyltransferase, which produces MMKICALDASTLDEVRPDLVELLLDAVADGGPLGVDAAIDRLAARRYWDEVGAAIAGGTRLLLAASHEGKLLGSVQLDLSQQPNGHRFAELQQLMVHRHARRRGLGGVLLRAAEAEAGLLGRGLLFLDLEAGSGAEQLYHGYGYTCVGAAPDSVSPGAARPAMATYYKALLPMTPLAELA; this is translated from the coding sequence ATGATGAAGATCTGCGCACTCGATGCATCCACCCTAGACGAAGTCCGCCCCGACCTGGTCGAGCTGCTGCTGGACGCGGTCGCCGATGGCGGCCCGCTCGGCGTCGACGCCGCGATCGACCGGCTGGCCGCGCGACGCTATTGGGACGAGGTCGGCGCGGCGATCGCCGGCGGCACGCGCCTGCTGCTGGCGGCCAGCCACGAGGGCAAGCTGCTCGGCAGCGTGCAGCTCGACCTGAGCCAGCAGCCGAACGGCCACCGTTTCGCCGAACTGCAGCAGCTGATGGTGCATCGCCATGCGCGCCGGCGCGGCCTGGGCGGCGTGTTGCTGCGCGCGGCCGAAGCCGAGGCCGGCCTGCTCGGACGCGGCCTGCTGTTCCTCGACCTCGAGGCCGGCTCGGGCGCCGAGCAGCTCTACCATGGCTACGGCTATACCTGCGTCGGCGCAGCGCCGGACAGCGTCTCCCCGGGCGCAGCCAGGCCCGCGATGGCGACGTACTACAAGGCGCTGTTGCCCATGACGCCCCTGGCGGAGCTTGCATGA
- a CDS encoding urease accessory protein UreD, which produces MPDCTHLDRIDVPPGWQASLALGFARDGETTRLVRREHRGPLRVQKALYPEGPRACHVILVHPPGGVVGGDGLRIELEQGPGAQVLATTPGAAKWYRANGRGSGQQVLLQVGAGAALEWLPQETIFYEGADVRLEHEVELGEGACYLGMEILCFGRRAAGERFARGRVRQRTRIRAAGRTIWWEQGVLHGGAPGEGALHSPLGLGGHPVCATLLAVGRPASAALLAELRALDPGLAFSQVKNVLVARWLGDEAETARACLLRAWALLRPHLVGMRAVVPRIWHT; this is translated from the coding sequence ATGCCCGATTGCACCCATCTCGACCGTATCGACGTCCCGCCAGGCTGGCAAGCCAGCCTGGCGCTCGGCTTCGCGCGCGACGGCGAAACCACGCGCCTGGTGCGGCGCGAACACCGCGGCCCGCTGCGCGTGCAAAAGGCGCTGTATCCGGAGGGGCCGCGCGCCTGCCACGTGATACTGGTGCACCCGCCCGGCGGCGTGGTCGGCGGCGACGGGTTGCGCATCGAGCTCGAACAGGGCCCTGGCGCCCAGGTGCTGGCGACCACGCCGGGCGCGGCCAAGTGGTACCGCGCGAATGGCCGCGGCTCCGGCCAGCAGGTGCTGCTGCAGGTCGGCGCCGGCGCCGCACTCGAGTGGCTGCCGCAGGAAACCATCTTCTACGAGGGCGCCGACGTACGTCTCGAGCACGAGGTCGAGCTGGGCGAGGGCGCCTGTTACCTCGGCATGGAAATCCTGTGCTTCGGCCGCCGCGCCGCCGGCGAGCGCTTCGCGCGCGGGCGCGTACGCCAGCGCACGCGCATCCGCGCGGCCGGGCGCACGATCTGGTGGGAGCAGGGCGTGCTGCACGGCGGCGCACCCGGCGAGGGCGCGCTCCACAGTCCGCTCGGCCTGGGCGGCCATCCGGTGTGCGCGACGCTGCTGGCGGTCGGCCGCCCGGCGAGCGCCGCCTTGCTGGCCGAGCTGCGCGCGCTCGATCCCGGCCTGGCGTTCAGCCAGGTCAAGAACGTGCTGGTCGCACGCTGGCTCGGCGACGAGGCGGAAACCGCACGCGCCTGCCTGCTGCGCGCCTGGGCGCTGTTGCGGCCGCACCTGGTCGGCATGCGGGCGGTCGTGCCGCGCATCTGGCATACCTGA
- the ureG gene encoding urease accessory protein UreG, producing the protein MTSNSTSNPLRVGIGGPVGSGKTALCEMLCKRMRMDYDMAVITNDIYTREDMEILLRAEALPPERLMGVETGGCPHTAIREDASINLEAIARLQADFPALELVLVESGGDNLAATFSPELSDLTLYVIDVAGGEKIPRKGGPGITRSDLLIINKTDLAPHVGADLDVMARDARAQRGNRPFVFTNLRTGAGVDEVVGFIREQGLLDQ; encoded by the coding sequence ATGACATCGAATTCCACATCCAATCCCCTGCGCGTCGGCATCGGCGGCCCGGTCGGCTCCGGCAAGACGGCGCTGTGCGAAATGCTGTGCAAGCGCATGCGCATGGATTACGACATGGCCGTGATCACCAACGACATCTACACGCGCGAAGACATGGAGATCCTGCTGCGCGCCGAGGCGCTGCCGCCCGAGCGCCTGATGGGCGTCGAGACCGGCGGCTGTCCGCACACGGCGATCCGCGAGGACGCGTCGATCAACCTGGAAGCGATCGCGCGCCTGCAGGCCGACTTTCCGGCGCTGGAACTGGTGCTGGTCGAGTCGGGCGGCGACAACCTGGCCGCGACCTTCAGCCCCGAGCTGTCGGACCTGACGCTGTACGTGATCGACGTCGCCGGCGGCGAGAAGATACCGCGCAAGGGCGGACCGGGCATCACGCGCTCGGACCTCTTGATCATCAACAAGACCGACCTGGCGCCGCACGTCGGGGCGGACCTCGACGTGATGGCGCGCGACGCCAGGGCCCAGCGCGGCAACCGGCCATTCGTGTTCACCAACCTGCGCACCGGCGCCGGCGTGGACGAGGTGGTCGGCTTCATCCGCGAGCAGGGCCTGCTCGATCAATGA
- the arsC gene encoding arsenate reductase (glutaredoxin) (This arsenate reductase requires both glutathione and glutaredoxin to convert arsenate to arsenite, after which the efflux transporter formed by ArsA and ArsB can extrude the arsenite from the cell, providing resistance.) codes for MDITIFHNPRCGTSRNTLELIRAAGHAPHVIAYLSSPPTRAQLASMIAQAGLSVREAVRSKESLYGELGLDDPAVGDDALLDAMIAHPILINRPFVTTPNGVRLCRPAERVREIL; via the coding sequence ATGGACATCACGATCTTCCACAACCCACGCTGCGGCACCTCGCGCAACACCCTGGAGCTGATCCGCGCGGCCGGCCACGCGCCGCATGTGATCGCGTACCTGTCGAGCCCGCCCACACGCGCGCAATTGGCCTCGATGATCGCGCAAGCCGGCCTGTCGGTGCGCGAGGCGGTGCGCAGCAAGGAAAGCCTGTACGGCGAACTCGGTCTCGACGACCCGGCCGTCGGCGACGATGCACTGCTGGACGCGATGATCGCCCATCCGATCCTGATCAACCGCCCCTTCGTGACGACGCCGAATGGCGTGCGCCTGTGCCGGCCGGCCGAGCGGGTGCGAGAAATCTTGTAA